tcaatattttacagatttataaatatttttaacatttttattttaaattcaattatttttatatttatattgaatttataaaattttgttgtaaaatacttttttatttttaagtcgTAGGTTTAACTTTCCTTTCaacgttttaaaatattacacatttaaaattaagttataagttttgtttaaatttaCATCATATAACtaagtttcaaaatattataattttatatttatatttttaacctCTAACTTCGATTACTCACTTTTCTTATCATCTAAAACATTATGtccaattattaatttaaaagaaatataattaagtTTCTTCTATCTTTTATCATATAAATTGAAATTTCACttcataaattattttaaattaattaataagcAATACTACATCTTTTCTCTCCAAAAAGccattcttcttttattttcaacTAGTAAACAACACACACAATGCACgtgaaaattacaaaaaaaaataattataatttaactttataaaattgaAACAATCATTTCAATATATTCTCcaaattcatcatcttcttctcctatgtctttttgttttttcattgATCGAATGTTGAATTTGATTTGTTTGTACCATTCAAATTCTATTTCTTAACATCGTATGTTGTAAACTTAACCATCTAATCAATATATATCCAAATAAAGTGAAAGATACAAAGGTTGTTAGTTGTGTAATAACATATACCATTATCCAATATCAGTTACGTTGTGGAAGATGAAAAAAAGTTACAATTATGATCCTAATAGCATAGAACTAATATCAGTTATGGaatcaaaacttttttttaataataagaagaaaagtTAACGAAGTGTAACTTCTATCTTGTTGAATGTAAAAATGACCACAAACATTAAATCTATATAAATGAGAAAATTGCCACTAAAAAGCAAgactaaaaaaaagttatatgaAAAGAGTAAAAACATCCATCAAAATCATATTTCTTTTGGAATTATGAAATTTCAAGACTTTAATATTTCTTGGTTCACacattttattacatttatgtatactttataaatttcaacaatatttacattgttttaacaaaatcaaagtataagtcactcaaccatttcattaataaaatagctttaataaaaaaaataaataaaaaaaaacatgagcaAGATCCATGGTTAcattaaaaagaaattcaatatTATATGACTTAAATATAAAGAGCATAAACATATACATGCAACCACGAAGTTGGTGGTTCAAGTTTCCGCAACTTCTGTtgtgtattaaaaaaaaaactatataaatgaaggaatatacaaagcatacttttatatataaaaaaataggcaacaaaaaaaaaagacgagAATAGAAAACatgatttgatttctttttcacCTTTAGCATTTTGTTGTAACTTGTGAACATGAATGAAAAGAATGGGGTATACCTAaagatttgaaaatgaagaatttaaAAAGTACCAAAAGATACAAAAGAGTTAATATGAGATAAGGAAATGTGAATAGTTAGGAGATGGAAGATTAAGGGAAAGAGAGGAATATGAATGgatttggataaatttaaatgacataattaattggaaagaaaatttaattttaagaaaagttATAATAAGGAGATAAAAAGTTACCAAAATGATCACATACTGAGTATGAAAATTCAAAACTTTTATCTCTTTGAATATGAAAATGATCACATAGAATGACAAAATTGTCACTAATGCAAGACTTATAATGAAAGAGTAAAATGAGATTTGAaagttccttttttttttttttgaacaagAAACGGTGGGTCAGTAGGTGCACCCGGGCATCtccactaggtggacacccccTTAGCACCATCATCATACCCGCTTCATTAATAATATAACGTTGAACAGTACACAGAAGCAGGAGAGCCCAAAACGAAAGACAAAGGGCTTGAGAACAGCCCCAAAGATAATAAAGTACAGACTGAAAGATAAGTAAAAGCATTAAGGTTTAGAGCTACGGAAGTAGCTTGATAATTTGTAAACAGTAAAAATCTACTGATCCACAGTCCTGCAAGAGCTTTTATATCTTCCCATAAGTCAGCAACTGTTTTTTCTTTCCCATTGAAGATACGGGCATTCCTCTCCAACCATATGTTCCAAAGGGCAGAGGCATAGGTATTGAAGAGAATGATATTCTTTTTGGTTTTCTGTTTCCAGCTGCACATGGTAATACATAGATCCTTTGGACTGAGACAGTTTACATTGCTTTTTAAGTGGGATGATATTAAGTTCCAGATGGACTTTGCAATGGGGCAAAGGATAAAGAGGTGGATTTTGTCCTCTTCATTCCTTTTACACATCACACACCAGCTTGGTCTAGAACAGAGATTTGGCATTCTCTTTGTAAGTTGGTCGGCGGTATTAACACTATCATAAAGCAGAGTCCAGATGAAAAATTTGCATTTCTTTGGGATGCTGGACTTCCAAAGATTTTTGAaagtattttgattttggaGGGCTAAAATACCTTGATCAGGTTGGAGAAGAGCTTTCTTTACTGAAGCAACAGAGTAAAAGCCATCAGAGTTTAGGATCCAAGTTGGAGAGTCTCTTCCATTTTCGCAAAAACTGGCATTTAAAGAGTTTTTTAACTCGACCCACAGAGGATGTTCCCAATCCCTTAACTGTCTTCTTGGTTTAAGATCTCAATCCATCAAAGTAGTGTTCCACATATCTTTTATGGAGTTGTCCTGGTTCGTAGAGAGAGCAAATAATCTGGGGTAGTGTAACGAAAGAGAACTATTTTGATGCCAGCGGCTATGCCAAAAAGAGAAGTTCCTACCATTTTTAATTTACCAGGAAACCTGCCTTTGAAACCAATCCATTCCTTTGCAGATGGAAAACCAAGGGGAGCGGCTGCTGCTGTGATTGCAAACACATGGGATGTCCCCTTTGGATTGGCTTCTGTATTTTGCATTTATAATTTTCTTCCATAGGGGGGAGTCTTCATGAATGTATCTCCAAAGCCGTTTTGTTAGAAGAGCAACATTTGTATCTTTCAGCCGACTAATGCCCAGCCCCCCTCTCTCTTTTGGAGAAGTAATTTTAACCCAACTAACCAGGTGTAGTTTGTGGGTCTCGGATAGGTTCTTCCAGAAGAAATTCCTCCAAGATTTCTCAATGCTTTTGTAGGTTGATACAGGGGCTTTGAAAATTGATAATTGATAAGTAGGAAGGCTGGCCAAAGTAGATTTAATCAAGGTAATTTTCCCACCTTTGGATAACATGGAATATTTCCAGCTGGCAAGTTTTTTGCTTATATTTTCATCAATGTTCTTCCAGAAAGCCTTTGTTGTTGGTTTACCTCCGAGAGGGACTCCAAGGTAGTTGATTGGAAAGAATTTAGTAGTAATTCCCCATTGTGAAGCTATCTGATCGGTTCTTGCAGCATCAATATTTATAGGGGAGATGGTGGACTTATTCAGATTGATATTCAACCCCGATGCTAGCTGGAAGAGATTGAtgatattctttaaattttgtagGGAGTGCTCATCATCTTCTACAAAAAGCAAAATATCATCTGCAAAAAGTAAGTGAGTCAGATTTAGGTTATCTTTCATTTTCACCCCTTTGATGTTTTCGCCCACAGAGTTCAGCAGCCTGCTTATATAGTACATTGCTAGGACAAAAATAAAAGGGGATATTGGGTCTCCTTGTCGGATACCACGGAAAGGTTGAATTTTACCTCTAGGTCTGCCATTGATGATTATAGAGTACTGAACACTACTGATACAAGCTTTTATCCATCTCCTCCAATTCAGTTTATCAAAGGCCTTTTCAATATCCAGCTTAATAACAAAGCCTTGAATTTTTTTAACTCTCCAATAGTCTATGGCTTCATTAGCAACTAAGATAGCATCAATGATTTGTCTTCCCTTTACAAAAGCCATTTGGTTCTCTGCCACCGTTGAAGGAAGAGTTTCTTTTAGTCTTTCCGCAATGACTTTGGCGATAAGTTTGTAAATGGAAGTCGTTAGACTAATAGGTCTGTAATCCGCAGGCTCCGCACACTTTTCTTTCTTGGCAATCAGAGCAATATTTGTAATATTCACTGCTTTATTGATGATACAGTTTGTGTGGAAGTCTCTGAAGATATTGAAAATATCATCCTTGAGTACAAACCAAGCTGCTTTGAAGAATTCCATAGTAAAGCCATCTGGGCTCGGGCTTTTATTGTTTGAGAAAGCAGTAAGGGCTGAATGTATTTCCTCCTCCGAGAAAGAAGAGCATAAATTTTGAGCTTGGGAAGTGGATATAGGGGACCAATTGAGATTTTCAATAAGCCAGGGGTTTTCCACACCACCTCCATTGTATATTCCTTCAAAGTGGTCTAAGAAGGTCTTTGCAATGTTCTCATTTGTCGTACAGGGAACACCATCGTCAGAGTTAATGTTTGAAATGATACTCCTTCTTTGTCTAGCAGAGCAAATTTTGTGAAAGAAAGAGGTGTTTTCATCTCCCTCAGTGTTCCACAGTCTCTTGCTTTTTTGGTACCAAATTTGAGCTTTGAAGTCAGACAGAAGGATATCggtttttctttttgtcctGCGAAGGCTAAGCTCTTCAGATAAGTTTCCTTCAGCTTCTAATCTGTCTATGTTGTCGACTTCTTTGACCCAAGCTCTCTTTTCTTCATCATTGTGACGattattctttttttgttcatcCCTTATAATGACGGATAAGTTTTTGAGCTTTTTCATGAAAGAAAAGCCCGGATGTCCCTCATGTCTCAAATTATTTCACCAATTTCTAATGTTGTTTTTGAACCACGGCTCTTTCAGATGTACATTTATAAGCTTGAAAGGAAGAGGGCCCCAACTGATCGTGGAGGATTCAAGGACATCGGGAAGTGGTCTGAAGTAACTCTGGAGAGTGTTTTTGAATAGTGGGCAGTGAATAAATTTTCCCAATCAGCTGTATAAAGGAATCTGTCAATTCTAGAGAGAATCGGTTGAGCTCTGAGATTAGACCAAGTATATTTTGCATTTGAGAGGGGCGGGTCAATAAGATTGCTGTCAGAGATGAATTTGTTAAATTTTCTCATACTGTATTTACTTGGATTTTGGGCAGATGTCTCAGAGGAGAATCTCACAACGTTGAAATCTTCCGCTAAAAGCCAAGTGGGAGAGCATTTGTTTTTGAGGTCCAGCAGTTCAGCCCAAAAAGAATTTCTGTTTCGACCACCCGTAGGCCCATATATAGCCGACAACCACTAGGTCGAACTCGAAGGCCCATCAGGGATGTTTATTTTAATGGATAAAGAAGAGGATCCTTCAATGAAGTCAGTAACATTAAATCTGAGATCGTCCCACATTATAATGATACCCCCCCGAATTGCCAGTTGCACTTAAAGAACGCCATTTAATACTTATAGAGCTCCACAAagatttaacaattttttttgtaaCGACAGTAAGTTTGGTCTCAACTAAAATCACAAAATCAGGAAGATAGCGAGAAAgaagattttttatttgaactCTTTTTGAGGGAGAGTTTAACCCTCTAGTATTCCAGCttacaattttcatttaaacatAATATTCCCCTTTTCAAATTTCCCAGCTGGAGAGCTTCCCATGTAAGCATTTGAGGCCGAGTTTATGTTAATGTCCCAGTCCACCGGCGCCAATTTGAGGTTATTGGTTTTTAACCAATCAATCAATTTTTCCTTGAAGTTTTCTTCTTCAGTTTTCTCCtcccctttttcttcttcagttttttCTTCATTCTCAGAAACTAGAAGCTGCTCAATACTATCTTTTATGAGATCAGAATGTGTTGGAGATGTGGGCGATTGAGAGATGGATAATTGATCTGGGCTGGATAAAAATTCGTCAGAGAAGGGTGATAAAGGCCCAAGGTCCACTGTGAGACTGAATGAGTTTGATCCCTTTTCATCGCCAATGGGTTGAATTTTTAGcccacttccttttgtcttttTCTCAGTTTGGGTATCGGACTTGGATTTTGGGCTCTTGATTCTGTACACCTTTTTGCCTTTccctttgttttcttctttgaatttcttcatcaattttttctttggGCTTTCAAGTGGGCTTTTTAACTTCAGAAGGGCCTGTGGGGCACTCTTTGGGTCATATAGCATCGTCTTGGATTTCAGAGATTCGAAAGAGACTTTTCTTTTGCCTTTCTTTTCCCAACTGACTTTGAATTTTCCCCTTTATAAAAAAACTTCCCTCCTTTTTGGCTAATCACTGTCAGCTCATCATCTTCTGtctccatctttcttttctcacTTGAGTCGCTGTCGCCGTCATAATTCAAAAAATTCATCATTGCTCccaattttttattaattttcggAATCTGACCGTTACCCTTCTTTTTCCGATCTTCCTTTCCGATCACCATGGACACTGCTTTTTCCAGCGAGATTGCGAGATTATCTTCGAAGAAGTATTGTTCACTGTTCAAGTTAAATTCATCAAATCTTTTGGCCGCTTCTCTAGTAAAAGTACCATGGATACTAGGGCTTCTTTCCAGATGCCATTTCCCTTCGGTTTTGACTATAACTTGTATAATGAAACTGTGTTCTTCTTTGTCAAACAGTTTGATGAACGCCGGAATGAACCCCGAGTAGTTGTCTTTGATTCTGATAGATGCTTCTATGATATCTGTGAGCTCCCTAGTTTCTTTTGCCACTTCAATGAAACCACCACAGGCATCTCCAATTTGAGTAAAACTCTCTAAATTCCACGCATGCAGGGGAACTCCTCGCACCTTTATCCATCCTCCATAACTTGGGATGACTTTCGGTGATGCATGGGCTTTCTGGTTCCATTCTTCGAACTTGACATAAAAACGACCCACTGTGGTCCAACCTTTATTTTTACATATCAGGTTGGCTTGTTCCTCATTTTTGAAACAAATCAGCGCTTTATCAGCATGAAAAGGCTTGTACCTAACAGTGGTATCAAGTTGTTCATTAAGCTTCTCCACTATTTTCTCCCAATCGTCATGGAAAAATCTTCTAGTAAGGACCACTGTTCTTTCCCATTCAAAAGAGAAGTTAGTGTTGGATTTCCCTGTTTTCTTTATATTTGTGGTCCATGAGTTTGTTTCCTCGTCGGATGAACTGCCTTTAATAACCGCTTCGGCATAGGATCTCCTCTTTGTGTCGTCCCCTGATTCAGAGCTAGAGAATCCGTCTTTCAGTTTGGTGTTCAGAAGAGTTCTGTAGTTTGTTTTTTTGGACGAATCCTTCTTTCCATATAAAAGACTGACAAATTGTGCCCAACCTGATTTTTCTGATCCTTCTGGGACAAGAATACAGCATTTCCTTCCTCTATCATCCACTCGATAAATTTCAGCAATGTAGCCTTTTCTGTTGTATGTTTTTTGGACCCACAGGCAATAATCCTCGAATCTTTTTTCCAAGAAGAATCTGGTTGTACGAGGAGTATCCAGCAGAGTTCTGAAAGAAGACTTTAACCATTCCAAAGATTCCAAAGTGACAGCAATTGAGAAAGATTTGTATGGCCCCACCTCCGTAATAAGCAATTTTAAATCGCGTGATCGGTTGTCCACTGAAAAAACAAAGTCTTTTTTTTCGATGGTGCAAGAGCGAGGGAGCTGTCGTAGTGTAGACATACTGCGAAAGAAAGCAATGCAAAGCAGGAAACAGAGAGTGAGTTTGAAGACTGCTGTAAATGTACCTTAATAGCCTGAGATAATCGAAATCTTCCTTGGTTGGCGGGAGTATCAGCTGGAATAAATTTGGTTGTTGAGTAGAGTAAATTTTTTCAGGGGAAGCGCAAAGGTTTTCCATGGCACTTGTTTGAGTTTCTCTGAAGTTTGGGAACCGTAATGGCCGTCGGCTTGAGGAGTTGAGAGAGAAGCTCTGCCATTTCACCAAAAAAGAACTCGTTTTCTTTACTACGTTATCTTCTCGAGTCCTATCATGAAAGTTCCTTTTTACTTccatccttttatatatattatagattaTAAATGTTGCTTTTAAATATAATAGAAgggttgaaaatatttacaaatatagcaaaattttactttctattaatatctacataataataataataataatgatacaAAATTGTAATACCAATCTCTTTATAATCTCTCAACTTTAGTCACTATCAATATAATGTCCTCAATTATTGCCTTCTCCTTCTcgatttttctaatattttgaATGTGGGAACCCCCCCTCAATTgaacaacaaaacaaataacGTATGATCATGATTACTATTTGGAATTGAAAACAAATTATACAGAGaaataaaagtttaagaaaaaaaaatgaaggtagacaaaaatttcaaacagaaaaaaaaatgttacaaagagaaattagaaaaaaacaaagttatatttttttagaatgaTTTATGGCGATTTActttagagagagaaaatataAGAGGATGGAGAGTaaatttcaagagaaaaaaTCAGAATTGAAAACCATGAGAGAGAGGACAtgtgaaaaataatttttttatagataaactttacaaaaaaaaaaaaaagaaaaaaagaaaattggagagagaaaatgaaaaaagacaaaaattaaaatgaaaaagaaaagcacTCACAAATTCATAATCACTAGATAAAAATCACTTAAAATCATCTTCTAACAACTGATTTGGATATTGAacatcaaaattttgaaaagaattaAAGCGATTTTAGACAAGTCAAGAGTGATTTCGTTGGTTCCGTGAGTTTTAACATTATTAAatccttttttttctaaaacatttttgaatttttttgacGGAAACGTAAAATATATACTactgaaagaaaaaaatagatagAATGGAAGATACTTTAGAAAGTATTATTGCACTAAAAATCTGCCTTCAATAATGAATGTGGATAGTGGGGGCATGCATTCCCATTCCCTCCACTCCCCAACCATAAGAATTCATTATATAAGGAGAGTCCCTTCCCATGCAAACACCAcagcaaaaattacaaaacactTAGAGCTAAGGCGAAGAGCGAAGAAAAGTTTGCCATATTAACAACACCATAATTAATAATGGCAGAAATGAAACAGCCAGTGGCTAtaattggagctggaattagcGGTCTAATTGCTTGCAAGTTTGTAGCTCAAAAGGGGTTACACCCTGTCGTTTACGAGGCCGAAGACGGTATTGGAGGGGTGTGGGCTCGAACCATCAACTCAACCAAACTTCAAAACCACAAAAGCACTTATGAATTCTGTGACTTCCCTTGGCCTTCTTCTGTTCAGACTGATTATCCTTCTCATCAACAAGTTCTTGACTATCTCCATTCTTACGCACTTCATTTTGATATCCTTCCCTTCATCAACTTCAATTCTCGTGTTCTCAGTATTGATTACGATACCGATGGAGTTGATGAAATGGAGAGTTACTCGCCTCAGCTCTGGGGAGGAACTGGCCTCCCCTTTGCTAAGGAACCTAGATGGATCCTTGAAGTTCAAGACACTAAAACTAATACGGTTCAGGTGTTGATATTGCTTCTTTTCCCTCTTAACTTTTAGGTTTAGTGATACATTTATATCGTTTTTTTTCATCCATTATATACTCGTTCGAGCTAGGTTGCACCCACTGCTTTTGTGTGTCTTTACTCCAATCACAcaccaaaaatatttatatatttattttcttttagaaaagaaGTGAGAGAGTGAGATTATTTCAATCATATCTTTCATACACAGTTGCTAATATTCATGAAAAAGTAcgttaaaataattttctctatagctaagaaacaaaaaatagcCTCCAACTTTTGCATTTATTACAAAAATATCATCGTTCTCTCGAAATTTCAAAACtatcctatatatatatatatatataaattttgatctttcataaacatttcaaaactgAAGTTAAAAATAGTTGTTTATGGTTTTGGATGGAAAATGAGATATAAAATAGATGTAACCCCGTGAGTCCTGTTTTTCGTTTTAGAAATTTTGCATGCACAACTAGAATTTTACTCTAAGATTTGTATCGAAATAATTGTGGAAGGTTAAGAGTAATATGATTACAAAGAGGGACGGTATTTTTGATATGGCAGGTTCATCGAGCTGGGTTTGTGATATTGTGCATGGGGAAATACAGTGGGATGCCATACATACCAGAGTTCCCACCAAATGAAGGCCCAGAAGTGTTTCATGGGAAAGTGCTTCACTCAATGGATTACGCTTCCATCTCTAAGAACAAAATAGGAGGTGTCTCAGCTTGCACTCAGTTAGTGAAAGGCAAAAAAGTTGCAGTGGTTGGATCTCTCAAATCAGCCATGGATATAGCAATGGAATGTGCAGAAGCAAATGgtgaaattaatttttaactAATTACCATTTTTTGTTTAACCACTGTTTACTGCATTGCTTAAAAGTGATAACTGTAAAACACATCTTTATTCACTCAAGAAATCGGTTTTGCAGGAGCGGAAAACCCATGCACGTTGCTTGTAAGAAACCCCCATTGGTTGACTCCTTCTGACCAAGCATGGGGTGTCGATATAGGTCTTTTGTATAATAGTCGTTTCTCTGAACTATTGGTTCATAAACCTGGCGAGAACTTTCTACTCAGTGTCATCGCCACCTTACTTTCCCCCGTGGTGAGAAAagactctctctctctctctctctatatatatatatatatgtatgtatgtatgtatattgagTGCTTCAACCTCTTCCAACATAGATGAGTGGTTTTAAGTGTGTAAGCACAGCACTATTATCTTAGTTCCTTTGATAAGATGTATCGATCTTTAAATCCATTCCAtccatatatataattagaaaCCTACTCGATACAAAAAAAGGTAAAGTGTGTTAATTAGATACATCATATATGATTGGCTAATTTAGCTTTCATAAGAAGGTGTGGATGTGATTATGTTCTTATATTATCTTTAAAGttatttcttcaaaaaaaaaaataataataataatagaaggTGAGAGAGAAAGACATGCATGGCTGTTCACAATGTTCAACTTATAATATAGTTTCTACAATTTAATTGATTGGAAATTAACTAccacaaaattttaaaagaaaagtaaaaccAATTTCCTACACCCACACAATCTCTTTTTGCAATCCAATGAGACATTTGAAGaataattttaactaaattgaTTTATATACTGACAAGTGATTTGTTAAAAGTAATTTTTATACAATCATTTTAATATGTAATACTTAAGGGTGTGTTTGAGATTGAAATTTGTTATTATATtaagttaaattatttaattatggTTGATTTCATAAAAGTGTAACAAATTTAACTACCATGTTAATATATTTGGTTCTATATTTGTAGTtatctaatttaaaaaataataataaaattttagttcTCAGTTTTTGAAGGATTTATGATTTTGcttcttcaattttcaaaacaTACATTTTCAGCCcataactttttaaaaataaagttcAATTAATCCTTTTGAGTTTACGAATTTTTAAGAATAGATTTAAAACATCCATGTAATAAATAAAACCactaaaatacaaaattcattgaaaagtataaatatttttattaaatattttatttttgacatttttttctaataatattattaatattaatactatcATTACCTAGACCTTTTAAatctattttctaaaaaattggAGACTACAAAGACACGTTttgatataataaaaaaaataaaaggttaTATTCTAAAAAGTTTCGAGATTAAACAAGTATGTTTTAAAAATGAGAACCAAACACTCCTATTCCTTAAAACTAtttgaccaaaaaaaaaagaaatagcattctctttaatttaattaaatgtaTTTTTTCAAGGGATTAATATTTGCTTTTAATGATAATTTTAGAAttactaattaataataaaaatcaataTTCTTAGATTGAAAAAGTGTAGAGGGTGGTAGATAAATTACatatagagagagaaaaatttaaagaaaagataatagAGATAAAGAAGAAATTCACTTGGAAAGAATTTTCTAAAATCACTTTCTTTTGGTTATCAAACATCACAACTTtaatttagaagaaaaatgattttaGCAGCAAAATAACTCTCCCAAACCCTAAATCACAtggaaaacaaaacaaatgatCAAACCTCTAATCTGTAAGTCGTTTTAGATTATATAATATTTGATCCatgatattattttaatttcccCTTTTATCACCCATGcgtacaataaatatatatatatatgtttgatgAAAATTTTCAGAGATGGGGTATCTCAAAATTTGTGGAGAGCTACCTACGATGGAAACTTCCATTAAAGAAACATGGAATGCTACCAAAGCATAGCTTTTTTGTAGAGGTTTCTTCATGCCAAGTTGCAACCATCCCTCCAAAATTCTACCAAAAAGTGGAAGAAGGTAGCATTGTCTTGAGAAAATCCAACTCCTTCACCTTCTCCAAAAACGGTCTCGTCATCGACGACGACGACACCCAACCTGTCGAAGCTGACGTCGTCATTCTCGCCACCGGCTACCAAGGCAATCAAAAGCTCAAATCCATCTTCAGATCTACCACTTTCCAAAAATACATCTCCACCTCCCCAACCTCCATCATGCCTCTGTACAGGTAAATTATAAAACTTAATTAACCTCAACATATATATGTTTGAgaatagttttcaaaatttgaattgCACGCATAC
The sequence above is drawn from the Cucumis melo cultivar AY chromosome 2, USDA_Cmelo_AY_1.0, whole genome shotgun sequence genome and encodes:
- the LOC103487394 gene encoding probable flavin-containing monooxygenase 1, producing the protein MAEMKQPVAIIGAGISGLIACKFVAQKGLHPVVYEAEDGIGGVWARTINSTKLQNHKSTYEFCDFPWPSSVQTDYPSHQQVLDYLHSYALHFDILPFINFNSRVLSIDYDTDGVDEMESYSPQLWGGTGLPFAKEPRWILEVQDTKTNTVQVHRAGFVILCMGKYSGMPYIPEFPPNEGPEVFHGKVLHSMDYASISKNKIGGVSACTQLVKGKKVAVVGSLKSAMDIAMECAEANGAENPCTLLVRNPHWLTPSDQAWGVDIGLLYNSRFSELLVHKPGENFLLSVIATLLSPVRWGISKFVESYLRWKLPLKKHGMLPKHSFFVEVSSCQVATIPPKFYQKVEEGSIVLRKSNSFTFSKNGLVIDDDDTQPVEADVVILATGYQGNQKLKSIFRSTTFQKYISTSPTSIMPLYRQVIQPRIPQLAVIGYAEGISDLFSSDMRCQWLVHVLDGSFKLPSIKEMEEEIRSWEMNMKEYAGEYFWRSCVGINNIWYNDQLCKDMGRKYFRKQSILAELFHPYLPSDYASLSNE